The following proteins come from a genomic window of Frondihabitans peucedani:
- a CDS encoding LCP family protein, whose translation MSDTPRTRLRVRPRHVVRWIAIVVVLILVATIGYAVYNYQHFVSGVTHIDALPASTSQAKTSGENILLVGDDHRPANASAAELAELGTTSDGGGTNTDSMLILHIPDGGGKATLISLPRDSWVSIPGYGMGKLNAAFAYGSAKGGDSGGAKLLVETIQNLTTLHIDHFVRISMVGFYDVAKALGPLKVCLVDAVDDSYSTFTAPAGVSTLDAQQALAFVRQRHGLPNGDLDREARQRYFLSAEAKNFLKPSTLLNPGRLNAALTAVGSAIQTDKGLNWLTLATQLKDIAGGNLDSTTIPVSGTPTIYSGGTAISIVQVDTAKMPAFVAALDAAPASTSGKSTGSGSGAAASTVTPSQVSVTVLNGSGVAGAAGTSTATLATAGFTTSTPSTVSTRAASTIQYPSSMAAEARTLAAYVPGATLEAVTGVAGVTLVLGTDGATAKAKPSTAGSGSGSGSGSSGTSGSSGSSGSSRSGSSPAATKTAATDGITCVH comes from the coding sequence ATGTCCGACACGCCCCGAACCCGCCTGCGGGTCCGTCCGCGCCACGTCGTCCGCTGGATCGCCATCGTCGTGGTGCTGATCCTGGTCGCGACGATCGGCTACGCCGTCTACAACTACCAGCACTTCGTCTCCGGGGTGACGCACATCGACGCGCTGCCGGCGTCGACGAGCCAGGCGAAGACGAGCGGTGAGAACATCCTGCTCGTCGGAGACGACCACCGGCCGGCGAACGCGTCCGCTGCGGAGCTGGCCGAGCTCGGAACGACGTCCGACGGCGGGGGCACCAACACCGACTCGATGCTGATCCTGCACATCCCCGACGGCGGCGGCAAGGCCACTCTCATCTCACTGCCGCGCGACTCGTGGGTGTCGATCCCCGGCTACGGCATGGGCAAGCTGAACGCCGCGTTCGCCTACGGGAGCGCGAAGGGCGGCGACTCGGGCGGGGCGAAGCTGCTCGTCGAGACGATCCAGAACCTCACCACCCTGCACATCGACCACTTCGTCCGGATCTCGATGGTCGGGTTCTACGACGTCGCGAAGGCTCTCGGACCCCTGAAGGTGTGCCTCGTCGACGCGGTGGACGATTCGTACTCCACCTTCACGGCACCAGCAGGCGTCTCGACGCTCGACGCGCAGCAGGCCCTCGCATTCGTCCGGCAGCGGCACGGGCTGCCGAACGGCGACCTCGACCGCGAGGCCCGGCAGCGGTACTTCCTGAGCGCCGAGGCGAAGAACTTCCTGAAGCCGTCGACCCTGCTGAATCCGGGCCGGCTGAATGCCGCGCTCACAGCGGTCGGATCCGCCATCCAGACCGACAAGGGCCTGAACTGGCTGACGCTCGCCACCCAGCTCAAGGACATCGCGGGTGGGAACCTCGACTCGACGACGATCCCGGTCTCCGGCACCCCGACGATCTACTCGGGCGGCACGGCCATCTCGATCGTGCAGGTCGACACGGCGAAGATGCCGGCCTTCGTGGCCGCGCTCGACGCCGCACCCGCGTCGACGAGCGGAAAGTCCACCGGCAGTGGCTCGGGCGCCGCCGCGTCCACCGTCACGCCGTCCCAGGTCAGCGTGACCGTCCTCAACGGCAGCGGGGTGGCGGGCGCCGCAGGAACCAGCACCGCGACCCTCGCGACCGCCGGCTTCACGACCTCGACGCCGTCGACCGTCAGCACCCGCGCGGCCAGCACGATCCAGTACCCGTCGTCGATGGCCGCGGAGGCGAGGACCCTCGCCGCCTATGTGCCAGGCGCGACGCTCGAGGCCGTGACCGGGGTGGCCGGGGTGACGCTCGTTCTCGGGACCGACGGGGCGACGGCGAAGGCGAAGCCGAGCACGGCAGGTTCGGGGTCGGGGTCGGGCTCGGGGTCTTCAGGCACCTCGGGGTCGTCCGGCTCGTCCGGCTCGTCCCGCTCTGGCAGCTCCCCCGCCGCCACGAAGACGGCCGCGACCGACGGGATCACCTGCGTCCACTAG
- a CDS encoding VanZ family protein — protein MERRLRRTEWVAVGVAVVLILLVTLWPSRVDAPIDGTLQHTLLRWHGLGLPAFVDYDFVQTAANVLLFAPLGALLASVFVRPLWWVSGVLGLTLSLSVEFAQYTLLPARLASAGDLASNTAGALLGGALVALARARGHGGTPNAGETSAEAPRSA, from the coding sequence GTGGAGAGACGACTGCGGCGCACCGAGTGGGTCGCCGTCGGGGTGGCGGTGGTGCTGATCCTGCTGGTCACGCTCTGGCCCTCGCGCGTCGACGCGCCTATCGACGGAACACTCCAGCACACGCTCCTCCGCTGGCACGGCCTCGGGCTCCCGGCCTTCGTCGACTACGACTTCGTGCAGACCGCGGCGAACGTGCTGCTCTTCGCGCCGCTCGGCGCCCTCCTGGCGTCGGTGTTCGTGCGTCCGCTCTGGTGGGTCTCCGGCGTCCTCGGGCTGACCCTCTCCCTCTCGGTCGAGTTCGCGCAGTACACGCTGCTGCCTGCCCGGCTCGCCTCGGCCGGAGACCTTGCGTCGAACACGGCCGGGGCGCTCCTCGGCGGGGCGCTCGTGGCGCTCGCGCGGGCGCGAGGCCACGGTGGGACGCCTAATGCAGGAGAAACGTCGGCGGAGGCGCCCCGATCGGCATGA
- the rsfS gene encoding ribosome silencing factor — translation MTATPRAIELLQLAARAADSKQAEDLVALDVSEPLALTDIFLLASGRNERNVIAIAGEIEDKMIEAGVKPLRREGRSEGRWVLLDFGDIVVHVFHDEDRQFYSLERLWSDCPAIALELETTSQEA, via the coding sequence GTGACAGCCACTCCCCGTGCCATCGAGCTGCTTCAGCTCGCCGCCCGCGCCGCCGACTCGAAGCAGGCCGAAGACTTGGTCGCCCTCGACGTCTCCGAGCCCCTCGCCCTCACCGACATCTTCCTGCTGGCCTCCGGCCGCAACGAGCGGAACGTGATCGCCATCGCCGGCGAGATCGAAGACAAGATGATAGAGGCGGGCGTCAAGCCGCTCCGTCGCGAGGGCCGCTCCGAGGGCCGCTGGGTGCTCCTCGACTTCGGCGACATCGTCGTGCACGTGTTCCACGACGAAGACCGCCAGTTCTACTCGCTCGAGCGCCTCTGGAGCGACTGCCCCGCCATCGCCCTCGAGCTCGAGACGACGTCGCAGGAGGCGTGA
- the nadD gene encoding nicotinate-nucleotide adenylyltransferase, protein MGGTFDPIHHGHLVAASEVSTQFDLDEVIFVPTGQPYMKNTVTSGEHRYLMTVIATASNPMFTVSRVDIDREGVTYTIDTLRDIRSERPDADLFFITGADAVAQILDWKDVQQLWDLAHFVAVSRPGHDLSVSGLPESEVSLLEVPALAISSTDCRSRVGRGSPVWYLVPDGVVQYISKHHLYRGPASRDETAPVEEPVSVDQPVSVADEPASAEPAAPVGSDRVSEIQ, encoded by the coding sequence ATGGGCGGCACCTTCGATCCCATCCACCACGGTCACCTCGTGGCGGCGAGCGAGGTCTCGACCCAGTTCGACCTCGACGAGGTCATCTTCGTGCCGACGGGCCAGCCGTACATGAAGAACACGGTCACCTCGGGCGAGCACCGCTATCTGATGACCGTCATCGCGACGGCCTCGAACCCGATGTTCACCGTGAGTCGCGTCGACATCGACCGCGAGGGCGTTACGTACACCATCGACACCCTCCGCGACATCCGGAGCGAACGGCCCGACGCCGACCTCTTCTTCATCACCGGGGCCGACGCGGTCGCGCAGATCCTCGACTGGAAGGACGTCCAGCAGCTGTGGGATCTCGCCCACTTCGTAGCGGTCTCCCGGCCAGGACACGACCTCAGCGTCAGCGGTCTCCCCGAGAGCGAAGTAAGCTTGCTCGAAGTCCCCGCACTGGCGATCTCGTCCACCGACTGTCGCAGTCGCGTCGGCCGCGGATCCCCCGTCTGGTACCTCGTGCCCGACGGAGTGGTCCAGTACATCTCCAAGCACCACCTCTACCGGGGCCCCGCCTCCCGAGACGAGACAGCGCCGGTAGAAGAGCCAGTATCGGTAGACCAACCAGTGTCGGTGGCCGACGAACCAGCGTCGGCAGAACCAGCAGCACCGGTCGGAAGCGACCGCGTATCGGAGATCCAATGA
- a CDS encoding glutamate-5-semialdehyde dehydrogenase, whose amino-acid sequence MSITEARGLESETLDPALVATLERAKTASRALSTVTADVKNRGLLAIADAVRSNTAEIIRANAVDLDRGRENGLAAGLVDRLRLDESRLEGLATATELIASLVDPVGEVLRGKVLPNGLQLTQVRVPFGVVGAIYEARPNVTVDIAALALKSGNAVVLRGGSAAEDTNRVLVRVLQEALESVGLPRDAVQTIDEFGRRGATELMRARGLVDVLIPRGSAQLIDTVVRESKVPVIETGAGVVHVFVDESADEGWAVDIVHNAKVQRPSVCNALETLLVHRSAADRILPSVLADLRGAGVTIHADEATRALFADAVPATDDDWSTEYMSLDISVRIVDDLDAALDHIRRYSTRHTESIISNDVRSTERFLAEVDSAVVMVNASTRFTDGGEFGFGAEVGISTQKLHARGPMGLPELTSTKWIVRGAGQVRG is encoded by the coding sequence ATGTCGATCACCGAAGCCCGAGGGCTCGAGTCCGAGACCCTCGATCCTGCGCTCGTCGCCACGCTCGAGCGGGCGAAGACCGCCTCGCGGGCGCTCTCGACGGTCACCGCCGACGTCAAGAACCGCGGACTCCTCGCGATCGCCGACGCCGTGCGCTCGAACACGGCGGAGATCATCCGGGCGAACGCCGTCGACCTCGACCGCGGTCGTGAGAACGGCCTCGCCGCGGGGCTCGTCGACCGGCTCCGACTCGACGAGTCGCGCCTCGAGGGGCTCGCCACGGCGACCGAGCTCATCGCCTCCCTGGTCGACCCGGTGGGCGAGGTGCTCCGCGGCAAGGTCCTGCCGAACGGCCTCCAGCTGACCCAGGTGCGCGTGCCGTTCGGCGTCGTCGGCGCCATCTACGAGGCGAGGCCGAACGTCACCGTCGACATCGCGGCATTGGCGCTCAAGAGCGGCAACGCCGTCGTCCTCCGCGGCGGGAGCGCGGCCGAAGACACCAACCGCGTGCTGGTCCGCGTGCTGCAGGAGGCGCTCGAGAGCGTCGGGCTCCCGCGAGACGCCGTGCAGACCATCGACGAGTTCGGCCGTCGTGGCGCCACAGAGCTGATGCGCGCCCGCGGTCTCGTCGACGTGCTCATCCCGAGGGGGAGCGCCCAGCTGATCGACACGGTCGTGCGGGAGTCGAAGGTCCCGGTGATCGAGACCGGCGCCGGGGTCGTCCACGTCTTCGTCGACGAGTCGGCCGACGAGGGCTGGGCCGTCGACATCGTCCACAACGCGAAGGTGCAGCGGCCGAGCGTCTGCAACGCCCTCGAGACGCTGCTGGTCCACCGGTCCGCAGCCGACCGCATCCTGCCGTCGGTCCTCGCCGACCTGCGCGGCGCCGGCGTGACGATCCACGCCGACGAGGCCACCCGCGCCCTGTTCGCCGACGCGGTCCCCGCGACCGACGACGACTGGTCGACCGAGTACATGTCGCTCGACATCTCGGTCCGGATCGTCGACGACCTCGACGCGGCCCTCGACCACATCCGCCGCTACTCCACCCGCCACACCGAGTCGATCATCAGCAACGACGTGCGCTCCACCGAGCGCTTCCTGGCCGAGGTCGACAGCGCCGTCGTGATGGTGAACGCCTCCACGCGCTTCACGGACGGCGGCGAGTTCGGCTTCGGCGCCGAGGTCGGCATCTCGACGCAGAAGCTGCACGCCCGGGGCCCCATGGGCCTGCCGGAGCTCACGAGCACGAAGTGGATCGTCCGGGGTGCCGGTCAGGTGCGCGGGTAG
- the proB gene encoding glutamate 5-kinase produces the protein MPRARRIVVKVGSSSISGGNAGQIEPLVDALAAAYGRGSEVILVSSGAIATGMPFLRLDSRPTDLATQQAAAAVGQNILIYRYQESLRRYDVVAGQVLLTASDIDNPTHRSNAQRAMERLLKLRILPIVNENDTVATHEIRFGDNDRLAALVSELVEADLLVLLSDVDALYTRPPHEEGAIKIAEVPFGDDLAGVTFGDAGSAGVGTGGAGTKVAAARLAAGAGTPVLVTSTPLVAEALDGAEIGTWFEARPSLDG, from the coding sequence GTGCCGAGGGCGCGCAGGATCGTCGTCAAGGTCGGCTCCTCGTCGATCTCCGGCGGCAACGCGGGCCAGATCGAGCCGCTCGTGGACGCGCTGGCGGCCGCCTACGGTCGCGGCTCCGAGGTGATCCTGGTGTCGTCCGGCGCAATCGCCACGGGGATGCCCTTCCTCCGGCTCGACTCCCGGCCCACCGACCTCGCCACGCAGCAGGCCGCAGCGGCCGTCGGGCAGAACATCCTCATCTACCGCTACCAGGAGAGCCTCCGCCGCTACGACGTCGTCGCCGGGCAGGTGCTCCTCACCGCGAGCGACATCGACAACCCGACGCACCGGTCGAACGCCCAGCGCGCGATGGAGCGCCTGCTGAAACTGCGCATCCTGCCGATCGTCAACGAGAACGACACCGTCGCCACCCACGAGATCCGCTTCGGCGACAACGACCGCCTCGCAGCGCTCGTGTCGGAGCTCGTCGAGGCCGACCTGCTCGTGCTGCTGTCGGACGTCGACGCCCTCTACACGAGGCCGCCGCACGAAGAGGGCGCGATCAAGATCGCCGAGGTCCCGTTCGGCGACGACCTGGCCGGCGTGACCTTCGGCGACGCAGGATCGGCCGGCGTCGGCACCGGGGGAGCGGGCACGAAGGTCGCCGCGGCCCGGCTCGCCGCGGGTGCGGGGACGCCCGTCCTCGTGACCTCCACGCCTCTCGTCGCCGAGGCCCTCGACGGGGCCGAGATCGGCACCTGGTTCGAGGCGCGACCGTCGCTCGACGGCTGA
- the obgE gene encoding GTPase ObgE → MATFVDHVSLHLKAGNGGNGCVSVKREKFKPLAGPDGGNGGHGGDIVLISDTGVTTLLGFHRNPHRSSPNGGPGMGDHRSGMNGETLELQVPVGTVVSDDDGTVLIDMNEPGLRFVVAEGGIGGLGNAALASTKRKAPGFALLGTPGWQGDVNLELKVVADVALVGFPSAGKSSLVAAISAAKPKIADYPFTTLHPNLGVVESGSTRFTVADVPGLIEGASEGKGLGLEFLRHVERCSALLHVLDCATLEPGRDPLTDLDVIQNELAAYPVPAGQLPLLERPQLVVLNKIDVPEARDLADFVRADLEGRGYRVFEISAVSHEGLRELSFALAEVVEADRAAKAAEELVRPRIVIRPKAVNESKFEVLVEGGTYGNVYRIRGAKPERWVLQTDFNNEEAVGYLADRLNKLGVEDRLFKAGAVAGSTVVIGGAGGIVFDWEPTLTSTAELMTSARGTDPRLHQSSRQTRNERREDYFARMDAKADARAELMRERAAGLWTDDEGFEVDPAVREGAADEARLDADGARVDADERKGDREGDERE, encoded by the coding sequence ATGGCCACATTCGTCGACCACGTGTCGCTCCACCTGAAGGCGGGCAACGGCGGCAACGGCTGCGTGTCGGTCAAGCGGGAGAAGTTCAAGCCGCTCGCCGGCCCTGACGGCGGCAACGGCGGTCACGGCGGCGACATCGTCCTGATCAGCGACACCGGTGTGACGACCCTGCTCGGCTTCCACCGCAACCCGCACCGGTCGAGCCCCAACGGCGGACCCGGCATGGGCGACCACCGCTCCGGCATGAACGGCGAGACCCTCGAGCTGCAGGTGCCCGTCGGGACGGTCGTCTCGGACGACGACGGCACCGTCCTCATCGACATGAACGAGCCCGGCCTCCGCTTCGTGGTCGCCGAGGGCGGGATCGGCGGCCTCGGCAACGCGGCTCTCGCGAGCACCAAGCGCAAGGCCCCCGGCTTCGCACTCCTCGGCACGCCCGGCTGGCAGGGCGACGTGAACCTCGAGCTCAAGGTCGTCGCCGACGTCGCCCTGGTGGGCTTCCCGTCCGCCGGCAAGTCGAGCCTCGTCGCGGCCATCTCGGCCGCGAAGCCGAAGATCGCCGACTACCCCTTCACCACCCTCCACCCGAACCTCGGAGTCGTCGAGTCCGGTTCGACGCGGTTCACCGTCGCCGACGTGCCCGGCCTCATCGAGGGCGCCAGCGAGGGCAAGGGGCTCGGCCTCGAGTTCCTGCGTCACGTGGAGCGCTGCTCGGCCCTGCTGCACGTCCTCGACTGCGCGACCCTCGAGCCTGGGCGCGATCCGCTCACCGACCTCGACGTCATCCAGAACGAGCTCGCCGCCTACCCTGTGCCCGCCGGTCAGCTCCCGCTGCTCGAGCGCCCGCAGCTCGTGGTCCTCAACAAGATCGACGTGCCCGAGGCGCGCGACCTCGCCGACTTCGTGCGTGCCGACCTCGAGGGGCGCGGCTACCGCGTCTTCGAGATCTCGGCGGTGTCGCACGAGGGCCTCCGCGAGCTGTCGTTCGCCCTGGCCGAGGTCGTCGAGGCCGATCGGGCCGCGAAGGCCGCCGAGGAGCTGGTCCGCCCGCGCATCGTCATCCGCCCGAAGGCGGTCAACGAGTCGAAGTTCGAGGTGCTCGTCGAGGGCGGCACCTACGGCAACGTCTACCGGATCCGCGGCGCCAAGCCCGAGCGCTGGGTGCTGCAGACCGACTTCAACAACGAGGAGGCCGTGGGCTACCTGGCCGACCGCCTCAACAAGCTCGGCGTCGAGGACCGCCTCTTCAAGGCCGGAGCGGTCGCCGGCTCGACGGTCGTCATCGGCGGCGCCGGCGGCATCGTCTTCGACTGGGAGCCGACCCTCACCTCGACGGCCGAGCTCATGACGAGCGCCCGCGGCACCGACCCGCGCCTCCACCAGTCGTCCCGCCAGACGCGCAACGAGCGCCGCGAAGACTACTTCGCCCGCATGGACGCCAAGGCCGACGCCCGCGCCGAGCTCATGCGCGAGCGTGCCGCCGGCCTCTGGACCGACGACGAGGGCTTCGAGGTCGACCCGGCCGTCCGCGAGGGCGCCGCAGACGAGGCCCGTCTGGACGCCGACGGGGCCCGTGTCGACGCCGACGAGCGCAAGGGCGACCGCGAGGGCGACGAGCGCGAGTGA
- the rpmA gene encoding 50S ribosomal protein L27, producing MAHKKGASSTRNGRDSNAQRLGVKRFGGQVVSAGEILVRQRGTHFHPGVNVGRGGDDTLFALAPGAVEFGAKGGRKVVNIVAASV from the coding sequence ATGGCACACAAAAAGGGCGCATCGTCCACTCGCAACGGCCGCGACTCCAACGCTCAGCGCCTGGGCGTGAAGCGCTTCGGCGGCCAGGTCGTCTCCGCGGGCGAGATCCTCGTCCGCCAGCGCGGCACCCACTTCCACCCCGGCGTCAACGTCGGTCGCGGCGGTGACGACACCCTGTTCGCCCTCGCCCCCGGCGCGGTCGAGTTCGGCGCCAAGGGCGGCCGCAAGGTCGTCAACATCGTCGCTGCGTCCGTCTGA
- the rplU gene encoding 50S ribosomal protein L21 yields the protein MAFAIVRAGGRQEKVEVGTIVTVDRLKASESDTVTFVPVLHVDGDTILSGDQLSKVVVEGEVLNDLRGPKIVIQNYKNKTGYKRRMGFRADLTRVKITSITTK from the coding sequence ATGGCATTCGCAATCGTGCGCGCCGGTGGCCGTCAGGAGAAGGTCGAGGTGGGCACCATTGTGACCGTCGACCGTCTCAAGGCGTCCGAGTCCGACACCGTCACCTTCGTCCCCGTCCTGCACGTCGACGGCGACACCATCCTCTCCGGCGACCAGCTCTCCAAGGTCGTCGTCGAGGGCGAGGTCCTGAACGACCTCCGCGGCCCGAAGATCGTCATCCAGAACTACAAGAACAAGACCGGCTACAAGCGGCGCATGGGCTTCCGCGCCGACCTGACCCGCGTCAAGATCACCTCCATCACCACCAAGTAA
- a CDS encoding DUF4031 domain-containing protein has product MTILIDEPIWPAHDTVWSHLVSDSSYDELHEFASARGIPRRAFDHDHYDVPAARYDELVEAGAFPVGGKELAVRLEASGLRVPQWRKRSQSRSSGGA; this is encoded by the coding sequence GTGACCATCCTCATCGATGAGCCGATCTGGCCCGCGCACGACACCGTGTGGTCGCACCTCGTCAGCGACTCCTCCTACGACGAGCTGCACGAGTTCGCCTCGGCCCGCGGCATCCCGCGCCGGGCCTTCGACCACGACCACTACGACGTGCCGGCGGCACGCTACGACGAGCTCGTCGAGGCGGGGGCGTTCCCCGTCGGCGGCAAGGAGCTCGCGGTGAGACTCGAGGCGAGCGGCCTCCGTGTGCCGCAGTGGCGGAAGCGCTCTCAGTCGCGGTCGTCGGGCGGCGCGTAG
- a CDS encoding Rne/Rng family ribonuclease, which translates to MVEKNENSPKRRSRLFAGFRSKQHAPQPEAAAPSPIQPTEEAPSAPVAHPNAPQEAPAVTDENGFAPSDTATPDHLIDTEALERDEADATPEVEPAPASPFQAPLTTTSLFFHAPEITPLPDHDDRDFDDEGDSEQDPGQGRRRSRQRPGRGDDAPEVTSSRTRSRAGREPRERPEPELITEPQRVKGSTRLEAKKQRRRDGRDAGRRRPVVTEAEFLARRESVDRKMIVRSQGDSIQIGVLEDGILAEHYVAKSQNVSLIGNVYLGRVQNVLPSMEAAFVDIGRGRNAVLYSGEVDWDNVEHGNQPRRIELALKPGDRVLVQVTKDPVGHKGARLTSQISLPGRFLVYVPNGSMNGISRKLPDTERARLKKILKEALPENTGVIVRTAAEGATEEQLTLDVKRLLNQWADISKKVEAGNAPALLHSEPDLLIKIVRDVFNEDFHQLVIDGDETRETVEQYLQAVAPDLLDRVSAYEGDRDSFDEFRLNEQIDKALDRKVWLPSGGSLVIDRTEAMTVVDVNTGKFVGSGGNLEETVTKNNLEAAEELVRQLRLRDIGGIIVVDFIDMVLETNRDLVLRRLVECLSRDRTKHQVAEVTSLGLVQMTRKKLGLGLMESFQEIGVDRQQAQEQQQQNRQKSQERRRAKAAGGQGGSGSTGGGGRSSGRGDAAHPATGTIHAITDDVKNALAKIAASTVPHADGTPQSASETAAAVEAAIDAVAAGATPVEAGSAEASKAESQRSDSRSAGSADAGDAPASGRSRRGRGRRASTPATAAEAPEQADTVTLIDIPVAAAAAPAAATEAEAPTVTEAPAASAPASAPAKQSRRSQATVTSPEATVAILDIPVAKVERAPRRISTHDAEQILDSVLEALPEPKQPGQGRSRSRRASAGITSAPAAGTETDDTDGGPMILGVGVSTDDA; encoded by the coding sequence ATGGTGGAGAAGAACGAGAACAGTCCGAAGAGAAGAAGCCGCTTGTTCGCCGGGTTCCGGTCCAAGCAGCACGCGCCGCAGCCCGAGGCTGCAGCTCCTTCTCCGATCCAGCCGACCGAGGAGGCGCCCAGCGCCCCGGTCGCTCACCCGAACGCGCCCCAGGAGGCCCCTGCCGTGACCGACGAGAACGGCTTCGCGCCGTCTGATACCGCCACCCCCGACCACCTGATCGACACCGAGGCGCTCGAGCGCGACGAGGCCGACGCGACCCCCGAGGTGGAGCCGGCGCCGGCCTCCCCGTTCCAGGCGCCGCTCACCACGACCAGCCTGTTCTTCCACGCCCCCGAGATCACGCCGCTGCCGGATCACGACGACCGCGACTTCGACGACGAGGGGGACTCCGAGCAGGATCCCGGCCAGGGCCGCCGCCGCTCGCGGCAGCGCCCGGGTCGCGGCGACGACGCGCCCGAGGTCACCTCGTCGCGCACGCGCAGCCGAGCCGGCCGCGAGCCGCGCGAGCGCCCCGAGCCCGAGCTCATCACCGAGCCGCAGCGCGTCAAGGGCTCGACCCGACTCGAGGCCAAGAAGCAGCGCCGCCGCGACGGCCGCGATGCCGGCCGCCGACGTCCCGTCGTGACCGAGGCCGAGTTCCTCGCCCGCCGCGAGAGCGTCGACCGGAAGATGATCGTCCGCTCGCAGGGCGACAGCATCCAGATCGGCGTGCTCGAAGACGGCATCCTCGCCGAGCACTACGTCGCCAAGTCGCAGAACGTGTCGCTGATCGGCAACGTCTACCTCGGCCGCGTGCAGAACGTCCTCCCCTCGATGGAGGCGGCGTTCGTCGACATCGGGCGCGGCCGCAACGCCGTCCTGTACTCCGGCGAGGTCGACTGGGACAACGTCGAGCACGGCAACCAGCCCCGCCGCATCGAGCTCGCGCTCAAGCCCGGCGACCGCGTGCTGGTCCAGGTCACGAAAGACCCGGTGGGCCACAAGGGCGCCCGCCTCACCAGCCAGATCTCGCTGCCGGGCCGCTTCCTCGTCTACGTGCCGAACGGCTCGATGAACGGGATCTCGCGCAAGCTGCCCGACACCGAGCGGGCCCGCCTCAAGAAGATCCTCAAGGAGGCTCTGCCCGAGAACACCGGCGTCATCGTCCGCACCGCGGCCGAGGGCGCCACGGAGGAGCAGCTGACGCTAGACGTCAAGCGCCTCCTCAACCAGTGGGCCGACATCTCGAAGAAGGTCGAGGCCGGGAACGCGCCCGCCCTGCTGCACTCCGAGCCCGACCTCCTCATCAAGATCGTCCGCGACGTCTTCAACGAGGACTTCCACCAGCTCGTGATCGACGGCGACGAGACCCGCGAGACCGTCGAGCAGTACCTCCAGGCCGTCGCTCCCGACCTCCTCGACCGCGTCAGCGCGTACGAGGGCGACCGCGACTCGTTCGACGAGTTCCGCCTCAACGAGCAGATCGACAAGGCCCTCGACCGCAAGGTCTGGCTCCCCTCGGGCGGCTCGCTCGTCATCGACCGCACCGAGGCCATGACCGTGGTCGACGTCAACACGGGCAAGTTCGTCGGCTCCGGTGGCAACCTCGAGGAGACCGTCACGAAGAACAACCTCGAGGCGGCCGAGGAGCTGGTCCGTCAGCTGCGGCTCCGCGACATCGGCGGCATCATCGTCGTCGACTTCATCGACATGGTGCTCGAGACGAACCGCGACCTCGTGCTCCGACGCCTCGTCGAGTGCCTGAGCCGCGACCGCACGAAGCACCAGGTCGCCGAGGTCACCTCGCTCGGCCTCGTGCAGATGACCCGCAAGAAGCTCGGCCTCGGCCTCATGGAGTCGTTCCAGGAGATCGGCGTCGACCGCCAGCAGGCGCAGGAGCAGCAGCAGCAGAACCGCCAGAAGTCGCAGGAGCGTCGCCGGGCCAAGGCCGCGGGCGGCCAGGGCGGCTCCGGCAGCACCGGCGGAGGCGGCCGCTCGTCGGGTCGCGGCGACGCGGCTCACCCCGCCACCGGCACCATCCACGCGATCACCGACGACGTGAAGAACGCCCTCGCGAAGATCGCCGCCTCGACGGTGCCGCACGCCGACGGCACGCCCCAGAGCGCGTCCGAGACCGCAGCCGCGGTCGAGGCCGCCATCGACGCCGTCGCCGCCGGGGCCACCCCGGTGGAGGCCGGCTCCGCCGAGGCCTCCAAGGCGGAGTCGCAGAGGTCCGATTCCCGGAGCGCCGGTTCCGCCGACGCGGGCGATGCTCCGGCCTCCGGCCGCTCCCGCCGTGGCCGTGGCCGACGCGCCTCGACTCCGGCGACCGCTGCCGAGGCTCCCGAGCAGGCCGACACCGTCACGCTGATCGACATCCCGGTCGCCGCAGCGGCTGCCCCCGCGGCCGCGACCGAGGCCGAAGCGCCCACCGTCACCGAGGCTCCTGCGGCATCCGCTCCCGCATCGGCCCCGGCCAAGCAGTCGCGCCGCTCGCAGGCCACGGTCACGTCGCCTGAGGCCACCGTCGCGATCCTCGACATCCCCGTCGCGAAGGTGGAGCGCGCCCCGCGCCGCATCAGCACGCACGACGCCGAGCAGATCCTCGACTCGGTCCTCGAGGCGCTCCCCGAGCCCAAGCAGCCGGGTCAGGGCCGCAGCCGCTCCAGGCGGGCCTCGGCCGGCATCACGTCGGCTCCGGCCGCGGGCACCGAGACGGACGACACCGACGGCGGCCCGATGATCCTCGGCGTGGGAGTATCGACCGACGACGCCTAG